One Lactobacillus sp. CBA3606 DNA segment encodes these proteins:
- the coaE gene encoding dephospho-CoA kinase (Dephospho-CoA kinase (CoaE) performs the final step in coenzyme A biosynthesis.) — MTQLIGLTGGIASGKSTVSAMLATAGLPIVDADKLAWQVEGPGMPTTEKIAAYFGPQALQPDGQLNRSWLGQLVFNDPQAMAALTAITQLPIQYAILEKIVALGQVTPTPSAIILDIPLLFENGWEQLCDQVMVVTAADAVILQRLMARNHLTVAAAKARMASQLPLATKVKRANIVIDNGENIDKTRTSVLKWLETIKTN, encoded by the coding sequence ATGACGCAATTAATTGGTTTAACAGGTGGTATTGCAAGCGGTAAGTCGACGGTGTCAGCAATGCTTGCAACTGCTGGCCTACCGATTGTTGATGCTGATAAGTTGGCCTGGCAAGTTGAAGGCCCAGGCATGCCGACGACCGAAAAAATTGCGGCTTATTTCGGTCCTCAGGCATTACAACCAGATGGTCAGCTCAATCGGTCTTGGCTAGGCCAACTGGTCTTTAACGATCCTCAAGCCATGGCTGCGTTGACGGCAATTACGCAGTTACCGATTCAATATGCTATTTTAGAAAAAATTGTGGCATTGGGGCAAGTGACCCCTACGCCGTCAGCCATTATTTTAGATATCCCGTTACTATTTGAAAATGGCTGGGAACAGTTATGTGATCAAGTGATGGTCGTCACAGCGGCGGATGCAGTAATCTTACAGCGCTTAATGGCGCGTAATCACTTGACGGTGGCGGCGGCGAAAGCACGCATGGCAAGTCAATTACCCCTGGCGACAAAAGTCAAACGGGCAAATATTGTGATTGATAACGGGGAAAACATTGATAAAACAAGAACTAGCGTGTTAAAATGGCTGGAAACTATAAAAACTAACTGA
- the nrdR gene encoding transcriptional regulator NrdR, which translates to MQCPHCHHNGSRVVDSRPTDDGRVIRRRRECENCGFRFTTFERVEATPLLVIKKNGAREEFNREKVLRGIIRSAEKRPVSMETMTSVVDDVENQVRSLGENEISSQVIGEYVMEKLADIDEISYIRFASVYRQFKDMHVFLNELQDMMERDKVKLAKRTPKTGAAPKPKKD; encoded by the coding sequence ATGCAATGTCCACATTGTCATCATAATGGCTCCCGCGTAGTTGATAGCCGGCCTACTGATGACGGTCGCGTGATTCGGCGACGGCGTGAATGTGAAAACTGTGGGTTTCGTTTTACGACGTTTGAACGCGTTGAGGCGACCCCGTTATTAGTCATCAAAAAGAATGGGGCGCGGGAAGAATTCAATCGCGAAAAAGTATTGCGCGGTATTATTCGGTCAGCTGAAAAGCGGCCCGTTAGCATGGAGACGATGACTAGCGTGGTTGATGACGTTGAAAACCAAGTTCGATCACTCGGCGAGAATGAAATTTCTAGTCAAGTGATTGGGGAATATGTCATGGAAAAACTGGCAGATATTGATGAAATTTCGTATATTCGCTTTGCCAGCGTCTATCGACAATTCAAAGACATGCACGTCTTCTTAAATGAACTACAAGATATGATGGAACGTGATAAAGTAAAATTGGCTAAGCGGACACCTAAAACTGGGGCTGCGCCGAAGCCTAAAAAAGATTAA
- a CDS encoding replication initiation and membrane attachment family protein, with the protein MPKDDPNLTPKAGLVVPPTLALSATEQAVLAELYLPLIGPLAYSLYAALRPLQRPTSDLSNRRSHAELLGILNVDLPTVLAARRKLEATGLLHSYYQKDELGEVYIYELKAPMPVTQFFEDDLLSVLLLDAVGELRYQQLATAFTPATVDLTQATEVTANLLDVFHIDSQKVTHVPNEIKTVRQQLPAAATTKVTPDLTDETFDWQVLGQILKQNYVDLKQVASSRQLIMTESRVYGISEVEMAKLISEVASLTTGRFDESQLKLLIARRYERPIAPAEQHVAVAATTTPATAKTKLSTAEQQLVALAKQQSPYDFLADLKNAKHGFVTNGETRLVHDLVNRGVLPNAVINMVIYYLLQNRELAALNRNLLETVANDWQQHDVMTPEAALAYLQQRQQPKPTTRRNNQRHSRPTRKEIVPKWAQKTTGTKPATSSGNQLTTAQRKQLAERVAKLDPNSDEED; encoded by the coding sequence ATGCCTAAAGATGATCCAAACTTGACGCCGAAAGCGGGCTTAGTTGTCCCACCGACATTAGCGTTAAGTGCCACGGAGCAGGCCGTTTTGGCTGAGCTCTATTTACCTTTGATTGGTCCACTGGCTTATAGCCTGTATGCGGCTTTGCGACCGTTACAGCGCCCAACCAGTGACTTAAGTAATCGCCGCAGTCACGCTGAGTTGTTGGGGATATTAAACGTTGATTTGCCCACGGTTTTAGCGGCACGGCGTAAGTTAGAAGCTACGGGGTTACTCCATAGTTACTATCAAAAAGATGAGCTGGGAGAGGTCTATATTTATGAGTTAAAGGCCCCCATGCCAGTGACGCAATTCTTTGAAGATGATCTGCTTAGTGTCTTACTCTTGGACGCCGTGGGTGAATTGCGGTATCAACAATTAGCGACCGCATTTACCCCGGCCACGGTGGATTTGACACAAGCCACGGAGGTCACTGCGAATTTATTAGATGTCTTTCATATTGACAGTCAAAAAGTGACACATGTGCCTAACGAGATTAAGACGGTGCGCCAGCAGTTACCTGCGGCGGCAACCACAAAAGTGACGCCCGACTTAACTGATGAAACGTTTGATTGGCAAGTTTTAGGTCAGATTTTAAAACAAAACTATGTTGATTTAAAGCAGGTCGCCAGTTCACGTCAATTGATTATGACGGAAAGTCGCGTTTATGGAATTAGTGAAGTTGAGATGGCTAAGTTGATTAGTGAAGTCGCCAGTTTAACGACGGGCCGCTTTGATGAAAGTCAGTTGAAACTCTTGATTGCCCGCCGCTACGAACGCCCAATCGCTCCCGCTGAACAGCATGTGGCTGTGGCAGCTACAACGACTCCGGCAACTGCTAAAACCAAGCTATCAACAGCTGAGCAACAACTGGTAGCATTAGCGAAACAACAATCACCGTATGATTTTTTAGCCGATTTGAAGAACGCCAAGCACGGTTTTGTGACCAATGGTGAAACGCGGTTGGTCCATGATTTGGTCAATCGAGGGGTGTTACCAAATGCGGTCATTAATATGGTGATCTATTACTTATTACAAAATCGTGAATTAGCGGCTTTAAACCGGAACTTATTAGAGACCGTTGCGAATGATTGGCAACAACATGACGTGATGACCCCAGAAGCAGCCTTGGCCTACTTGCAACAACGGCAACAGCCAAAGCCAACGACACGACGGAATAATCAACGGCATAGTCGGCCGACCCGGAAAGAAATTGTGCCGAAATGGGCGCAAAAAACAACGGGAACCAAACCTGCGACGAGCAGTGGCAATCAGTTAACAACGGCACAACGTAAACAATTGGCTGAACGGGTCGCAAAATTAGATCCTAATTCAGATGAGGAGGACTAA
- the dnaI gene encoding primosomal protein DnaI encodes MENISEGLKTLMNKRHLNQQYQELMTTVYQDPDVRQFLAAHQDDLSSDAMERSATKLYEFCQEKQKAARHEPTQAPGYQPELVMSNHLIDIAYQPTPQFQEAQAERDLKHRVRSISMPKNIQSADLTAYDQDGDRATALMAALDFIDAYTQAPKRFHRGLYLYGSFGVGKTFLLGAMANNLATRGFQTTLIHFPSFAVEMKRSISNNTSGDKVDAIKRAPILMIDDIGADSSSTWIRDDVLGVILEYRMQEELPTCFSSNFSMQELQDGYLTVSQKGDEEPIKAQRIMQRIRFLTTEIEMIGQNRRLDSTN; translated from the coding sequence ATGGAGAATATTTCTGAGGGCTTAAAAACTTTGATGAATAAGCGCCACCTAAATCAGCAATACCAGGAACTCATGACGACGGTTTATCAGGATCCCGATGTTCGTCAGTTTTTAGCAGCTCATCAGGACGACTTATCTAGTGACGCCATGGAGCGAAGTGCCACGAAGCTCTATGAGTTTTGTCAAGAAAAGCAAAAAGCGGCGCGGCACGAACCTACGCAAGCACCAGGTTATCAACCTGAATTAGTGATGAGTAATCATTTAATTGATATTGCCTATCAACCAACGCCGCAATTCCAAGAAGCCCAGGCGGAACGTGACTTAAAGCACCGGGTCCGCTCGATTAGTATGCCTAAAAATATTCAGTCAGCTGATTTAACGGCCTATGATCAAGATGGCGACCGAGCAACAGCCTTGATGGCGGCGTTAGATTTTATTGACGCATATACGCAGGCGCCTAAACGCTTCCATCGTGGCCTGTATTTGTACGGGTCCTTCGGGGTCGGTAAGACGTTCTTATTGGGAGCAATGGCTAATAATTTAGCGACTCGTGGGTTTCAAACGACGCTTATTCATTTTCCAAGCTTTGCAGTGGAAATGAAACGATCAATTAGTAATAATACGTCGGGCGACAAAGTCGATGCGATTAAGCGGGCCCCTATCTTAATGATTGATGATATTGGCGCAGATTCCTCGTCAACTTGGATTCGTGATGATGTGCTGGGGGTTATTCTGGAATATCGGATGCAAGAAGAGTTACCAACGTGTTTTTCTTCTAACTTTTCCATGCAAGAATTACAAGATGGTTACTTGACTGTCTCGCAAAAAGGCGACGAGGAACCGATTAAAGCCCAGCGAATTATGCAACGGATTCGGTTCTTGACTACTGAAATCGAAATGATTGGTCAAAATCGCCGCTTAGATTCAACGAATTAG
- the thrS gene encoding threonine--tRNA ligase gives MASIKVKFPDGAEKQFDAGVSTEDIAKSISPSLAKRSVAGKFNDQVIDYRQPLTTDGSIEIIAADSDEGLAVLRQTAAQVLANAVHQLFPKVNFGSGAGNANGFFFDTDNPDGKQVSEDDLDAISIKMQAIIKKDLPIVREVLSKDAALTLVGDNPYQQDLVNEQAAENDGQVVVYKQGDFVDLSNGAQLASTGKVKIFKLLSVAGAYWQGKSSNPMLQRIYGTAFLKQKALDEDLKRRQEARERDHRVIGNDLDLFFVDPKVGNGLPYWMPNGATIRRQIERYIIDKEVANGYQHVYTPVLANLDVYKQSGHWDHYREDMFPPMDMGDGEQLELRPMNCPSHIQIYNHHIRSYRELPLRIAELGMMHRYEKSGALTGLSRVREMTLNDGHTFVALDQIEEEFKNILRLMVQVYDDFDISDYRFRLSYRDPENKAKYFDDDAMWERSQKMLKSAMDDMGLDYFEAEGEAAFYGPKLDVQTKTALGGEETLSTIQLDFLLPERFDLKYVGADGEEHRPVMIHRGLVSTMERFVAYLTEIYKGAFPTWLAPKQVNIIPVNNGAHGAYAETVRRRLAAVGIRVSIDDRNEKMGYKIRESQTKKVPYLLVVGDQEVANGSVSVRKYGEEKTESEGVDMFIGAISQEVKNYSRGASK, from the coding sequence ATGGCAAGTATTAAGGTTAAGTTTCCAGATGGCGCTGAAAAGCAATTTGATGCTGGCGTTAGCACCGAAGATATCGCAAAATCTATCAGTCCCTCATTGGCTAAACGGTCAGTGGCTGGGAAGTTCAATGATCAAGTGATTGATTATCGTCAACCCCTGACAACGGATGGTAGCATTGAAATTATTGCCGCTGATAGCGATGAAGGGTTGGCTGTTTTACGTCAAACGGCAGCGCAAGTATTAGCTAATGCAGTTCATCAATTATTCCCTAAAGTTAATTTTGGGAGTGGTGCTGGTAATGCGAACGGGTTCTTCTTTGACACTGATAATCCTGATGGTAAGCAAGTGAGTGAAGATGACCTTGATGCCATCAGCATTAAGATGCAAGCTATCATCAAAAAAGATTTACCAATCGTGCGTGAAGTTCTTTCAAAGGATGCGGCCTTAACTTTAGTTGGTGATAACCCTTACCAACAAGATTTAGTTAATGAACAAGCGGCTGAAAATGACGGCCAAGTCGTTGTCTATAAGCAAGGTGACTTTGTTGATTTATCAAACGGGGCACAATTAGCTTCAACGGGTAAAGTTAAAATTTTCAAGTTATTATCCGTTGCTGGGGCTTATTGGCAAGGCAAGTCCAGCAATCCAATGTTACAACGGATTTACGGGACGGCTTTCTTAAAGCAAAAAGCGTTAGATGAAGATCTTAAACGGCGGCAAGAAGCACGTGAACGTGATCACCGGGTTATTGGGAACGATTTAGATTTATTCTTCGTCGATCCGAAGGTCGGAAATGGTCTGCCATACTGGATGCCAAATGGGGCCACGATTCGTCGTCAAATCGAACGTTACATTATCGACAAAGAAGTCGCTAATGGATACCAACATGTTTACACGCCAGTTTTAGCAAACTTGGATGTTTACAAGCAATCTGGCCATTGGGATCATTATCGTGAAGATATGTTCCCACCAATGGATATGGGTGATGGCGAACAATTGGAATTACGGCCAATGAACTGCCCGTCACATATTCAAATTTACAATCACCATATTCGCTCATATCGTGAATTACCATTGCGGATTGCTGAACTTGGTATGATGCACCGTTACGAAAAATCCGGGGCTTTAACTGGGTTGTCACGGGTACGTGAAATGACACTAAATGATGGTCATACCTTCGTTGCGTTGGATCAAATTGAAGAAGAATTCAAGAATATCTTACGTTTAATGGTCCAAGTTTACGATGACTTTGACATTTCTGATTACCGCTTCCGTTTAAGCTATCGTGATCCTGAAAACAAGGCTAAATACTTTGATGACGATGCCATGTGGGAACGCAGTCAAAAAATGTTGAAGTCCGCGATGGATGATATGGGCTTAGACTACTTCGAAGCAGAAGGTGAAGCTGCCTTTTACGGTCCTAAGTTGGATGTGCAAACTAAGACGGCCTTGGGTGGCGAAGAAACATTATCAACCATTCAATTGGACTTCTTGTTGCCTGAACGCTTTGATTTGAAGTATGTCGGTGCCGATGGTGAAGAACATCGACCAGTCATGATTCATCGGGGCTTGGTTTCAACGATGGAACGCTTTGTTGCTTACTTAACTGAAATTTACAAGGGTGCTTTCCCAACTTGGTTAGCCCCTAAGCAAGTTAACATTATTCCAGTTAACAATGGCGCCCATGGTGCTTATGCTGAAACCGTTCGGCGTCGTTTAGCCGCAGTTGGGATTCGAGTTAGCATTGATGACCGTAATGAAAAGATGGGGTACAAGATTCGTGAATCACAAACGAAGAAAGTCCCATACTTGCTCGTTGTCGGTGATCAAGAAGTTGCCAACGGCAGTGTTTCAGTCCGGAAATATGGTGAAGAGAAGACCGAATCTGAAGGTGTCGATATGTTTATCGGCGCTATCAGTCAGGAAGTCAAGAACTACAGTCGTGGTGCTAGCAAATAA
- the infC gene encoding translation initiation factor IF-3, with product MVNDGIRAREVRLIASDGEQLGVQSRQEAMKIAEEASLDLVLVAPKAKPPVARIMDYGKYRFEQQKKQREARKKQKVVSIKEVRLSPVIDTNDFNTKLKHAEKFLSKGDKVRVSIRFKGRAITHKDIGRQVLNRMIEATKEYSSVEAYPKMDGRSMFLVLAPKTDK from the coding sequence ATGGTTAATGACGGCATCCGTGCTCGTGAAGTACGTTTGATTGCCAGTGATGGTGAACAATTAGGTGTCCAGTCACGACAAGAAGCAATGAAGATTGCTGAAGAGGCAAGCTTAGATCTTGTATTAGTTGCACCGAAAGCGAAACCACCTGTGGCCAGAATTATGGATTATGGGAAGTATCGTTTCGAGCAACAAAAGAAGCAACGGGAAGCCCGTAAGAAACAAAAGGTTGTTAGCATTAAAGAAGTTCGCTTGAGCCCAGTAATTGACACCAATGACTTTAACACGAAGCTGAAACATGCTGAAAAGTTCTTGTCAAAAGGTGATAAAGTTCGGGTTTCCATTCGCTTTAAAGGTCGGGCCATTACCCATAAGGATATTGGTCGTCAGGTTTTAAATCGAATGATTGAAGCAACTAAAGAATATTCGTCGGTTGAAGCCTATCCTAAGATGGACGGCCGGAGCATGTTCTTAGTGCTAGCACCAAAAACTGATAAGTAA
- the rpmI gene encoding 50S ribosomal protein L35: MPKQKTNRAAAKRFKVTAKGNIKSANAFTSHRFHGKTKKQRRQLRGTAVIEKPMVKTYHKLLQK, encoded by the coding sequence ATGCCAAAACAAAAGACAAACCGCGCTGCAGCCAAGCGTTTCAAGGTAACTGCAAAAGGTAACATTAAGAGCGCCAACGCTTTCACAAGTCATCGTTTCCATGGTAAGACTAAGAAACAACGTCGCCAATTACGTGGTACGGCTGTGATCGAAAAGCCAATGGTCAAAACATATCACAAGTTATTACAAAAATAA
- the rplT gene encoding 50S ribosomal protein L20, translating to MARVKGGTVTRKRRKRILKLAKGYRGAKHIQFKVAKDQVMKSYQYAFRDRKKRKSDFRRLWIARINAAARINDISYSKLMHGLKLANIDMNRKMLADLAINDADAFKALVEEAKKALAA from the coding sequence ATGGCTCGAGTAAAAGGTGGAACAGTTACACGCAAACGTCGTAAACGAATTTTAAAATTAGCTAAAGGTTACCGTGGTGCTAAGCATATCCAATTTAAGGTTGCTAAGGACCAAGTAATGAAGTCATACCAATACGCTTTCCGTGATCGTAAGAAGCGTAAAAGTGACTTCCGTCGTCTTTGGATTGCCCGGATTAATGCGGCAGCCCGGATTAACGACATCAGCTATAGCAAATTAATGCACGGTTTGAAGCTTGCTAACATCGATATGAACCGTAAGATGTTGGCTGACTTAGCTATTAACGATGCTGATGCTTTCAAAGCATTGGTTGAAGAAGCTAAAAAGGCCTTGGCCGCTTAA
- a CDS encoding MFS transporter, with amino-acid sequence MTKQTAVTKYYLYAIFTQLRFTRIVNVIFLVQFLKFSLVQFAFLQSLFLFSQFAAELPSGILGDLFKKRRIVVMGLMILTISPLLLVSIVWLTKTVGFILLVISFIVEGIGNAFLSGADDALFFEAIRDEGKADKYGEIRGKMQLFTAIATGIATFLGGVLYEIGLFLPYLMQSMMLVCGLIVILTVQATADLSKQQPSTESSNRISSILAIFKAMLKSANICFMFVFATLIVAMVNAVFSLLPAYVSKLGFSSAANGIIFMIFSFIGGIVATQAYRLSKIGFKRLILIISVILVIGGVFQVQTNNYFFLIGIGLLYITVDILDPIVMAMLNLWVKDEARATFISGLSFAISLVTMIVSPIIGFIIQKFGTVHMLVIISTVTIIAVVLAYYLILKTKKIQV; translated from the coding sequence ATGACCAAACAAACTGCAGTTACAAAATATTATCTTTATGCTATATTCACGCAACTTCGGTTTACACGCATTGTTAATGTGATTTTTTTAGTGCAATTCTTAAAATTTAGTCTCGTTCAGTTTGCTTTCCTGCAATCACTATTTCTTTTTTCGCAATTTGCGGCTGAATTACCAAGTGGCATTCTTGGTGATCTATTCAAGAAGCGACGCATTGTTGTGATGGGCCTGATGATTCTCACTATTTCGCCGCTGCTGTTAGTTTCAATAGTGTGGTTAACAAAGACTGTCGGCTTTATTTTGTTAGTGATTTCATTTATTGTTGAGGGGATTGGCAATGCATTTCTGAGCGGCGCCGATGATGCCCTTTTTTTTGAAGCGATTCGCGATGAAGGCAAAGCAGATAAGTACGGAGAAATAAGAGGAAAAATGCAATTATTTACGGCGATTGCAACGGGCATTGCGACTTTCTTAGGTGGGGTGCTTTATGAAATTGGCCTTTTCTTACCTTATCTGATGCAATCAATGATGCTCGTCTGTGGCTTAATTGTCATCTTAACGGTCCAAGCGACGGCTGATTTGTCTAAGCAGCAGCCCTCAACGGAGTCAAGCAACCGTATCAGCAGTATTCTAGCCATTTTTAAAGCGATGCTAAAATCTGCGAATATATGCTTTATGTTTGTTTTTGCAACGTTAATTGTCGCGATGGTGAATGCTGTCTTTTCGTTATTACCAGCATACGTGTCTAAATTAGGGTTCTCATCAGCTGCAAATGGTATTATTTTTATGATTTTCAGTTTCATTGGTGGGATTGTGGCAACCCAAGCTTATCGCCTCTCAAAAATCGGGTTTAAAAGACTTATCCTGATTATTTCAGTTATTCTAGTAATTGGTGGTGTCTTTCAGGTTCAAACTAACAATTACTTCTTCTTAATCGGTATTGGCCTGTTATATATTACGGTCGATATTTTAGATCCAATTGTTATGGCAATGCTGAATTTATGGGTTAAGGATGAAGCTCGGGCTACTTTTATTTCAGGACTTTCCTTTGCGATTAGTTTGGTGACCATGATTGTGAGTCCAATTATTGGCTTTATTATTCAAAAGTTCGGCACCGTTCACATGTTAGTCATAATTTCAACGGTTACCATAATAGCTGTGGTTTTAGCTTACTATTTAATTTTAAAAACAAAGAAAATTCAGGTATGA
- a CDS encoding GNAT family N-acetyltransferase: protein MAIEIRSVTVNDIESLQQVSIETFSDTFGTENSKEDLEKYLKSAYNKPKLLAEIKNPDTDFQLIYYNDDVAGYLKLNENTAQTELKVKDAIEVERIYIRKSFHRLGLGSRLINYAYQQATRKHKHYIWLGVWEHNLGAMAFYKKQGFSAFSAHIFNLGNDQQRDILMKKELLTAKD, encoded by the coding sequence ATGGCTATCGAAATACGATCAGTCACAGTAAATGACATTGAAAGCTTGCAACAGGTCAGTATTGAGACGTTTTCAGATACATTTGGTACAGAAAATTCAAAAGAAGATTTGGAAAAATATTTAAAGTCAGCGTATAACAAGCCAAAGCTGCTGGCTGAAATCAAAAATCCTGATACTGATTTTCAATTAATCTATTATAATGATGATGTCGCAGGTTATCTTAAGTTGAATGAAAATACCGCCCAAACGGAATTAAAAGTTAAAGATGCTATCGAGGTGGAACGTATCTATATTAGAAAGTCATTTCATCGCTTAGGTCTGGGAAGTCGATTGATTAACTATGCCTATCAACAAGCTACAAGAAAGCATAAACATTATATTTGGTTGGGTGTTTGGGAACATAATCTAGGTGCAATGGCCTTTTATAAAAAGCAGGGCTTTAGTGCTTTTAGTGCGCATATTTTTAATTTGGGCAATGATCAACAACGTGATATTTTGATGAAAAAGGAACTTTTGACAGCCAAGGATTGA
- a CDS encoding YqeG family HAD IIIA-type phosphatase, producing the protein MINQFKPTWMIPAIYNITPAQLREKGIKAVFTDLDNTLIAWDNPDGTPELKKWLHALQDAGIPLVVVSNNSEVRIAKAVAALELPFVSRALKPLPFGIQKARHQLGIRRTEVIMVGDQYITDMWAAHAAGVPSVLVQPIVKTDAWNTRINRFFERFIKARLAHRYPEMHFQEELK; encoded by the coding sequence ATGATTAATCAATTTAAACCAACTTGGATGATACCAGCAATCTATAATATAACGCCAGCTCAGCTGCGCGAAAAGGGGATTAAGGCGGTCTTTACTGATCTTGATAATACCTTGATTGCATGGGACAATCCGGATGGTACCCCGGAACTTAAAAAATGGCTACACGCCCTGCAAGATGCTGGCATTCCGTTAGTTGTGGTTTCCAATAATTCAGAAGTCCGGATTGCCAAAGCCGTAGCAGCATTGGAACTACCGTTTGTGTCCCGGGCTCTGAAGCCGTTACCATTTGGTATTCAAAAAGCGCGGCACCAACTGGGAATACGACGTACTGAAGTTATTATGGTTGGTGATCAGTATATTACCGACATGTGGGCTGCACATGCGGCGGGCGTGCCCAGCGTCTTAGTCCAACCAATTGTTAAGACCGATGCGTGGAATACCCGCATTAACCGATTTTTTGAACGGTTTATTAAGGCCCGGTTAGCCCATCGTTATCCAGAAATGCATTTTCAGGAGGAACTTAAATAG